From a single Sphingobium sp. genomic region:
- a CDS encoding CocE/NonD family hydrolase, which yields MIEDRAYLVEPSIADAMVPMRDGIRLATDIYLPEGKGPFPVLLERTPYGKRRTNRADCTAQDPKIRSKPEIAAQFVAGGFAYVLQDGRGRYASEGRFTKYLCEGEDGEDCLAWIMRQPWCNGEVGTLGLSYGAHVQAALACGNPKGLGAMFLDSGGFSSAYHGGIRQGGAYELKQLTWAYKHALISATHRGDRAAIASIAEQDIRDWIRIRWRKGLSPISAMPEYEAYILEQWDRNVFDHFWKQRGLYSAGWYDRFSDVPQVHMSSWYDPYAQTAIDNFAALSQLKKSPVRLILGPWTHGQRSVTYSGDVDFGSLATLDGNLAVDYTVLRRDWFDHHLRRRDVADPLPDAVTIFRMGGGSGRRNAQGRMDHGGSWMRASSWPLPDTAIETLYLAGGGQLSHTPAAEGEAANCRVKADPANPVPTIGGAVTSAEPIMFAGAFDQRETEALFGATMPGRALADRDDVVSFRTDPLTDAMCVAGNIELRLFVECDTPDADIAIKLVDEYPPNDDYPQGFTMNVAHGILRLRFRNSFEKPEPMVTGKIYEVVVRSFPTCNLFAAGHRLRIDIAGSNFPHFDINPNCDWSDPDAQPCVATLQIHCTADLPSCATIPFVSVR from the coding sequence ATGATTGAGGATCGCGCTTATCTGGTTGAACCGTCGATCGCAGATGCCATGGTTCCGATGCGAGATGGTATAAGGCTGGCGACCGACATATACCTTCCCGAAGGCAAAGGCCCTTTCCCTGTCCTTCTTGAACGAACCCCATATGGCAAGCGGCGCACTAACCGGGCAGACTGCACAGCCCAGGATCCGAAGATCCGCAGCAAACCGGAAATCGCAGCGCAATTCGTAGCGGGCGGTTTTGCCTATGTGCTGCAGGACGGCCGTGGCCGTTACGCCTCCGAAGGCCGCTTTACCAAATATCTTTGCGAGGGCGAAGACGGTGAAGACTGCCTTGCATGGATCATGCGCCAGCCATGGTGCAATGGCGAGGTCGGAACGCTTGGCTTATCCTATGGCGCCCATGTGCAGGCCGCGCTCGCCTGCGGAAATCCCAAGGGTCTTGGCGCGATGTTTCTCGATTCCGGTGGCTTTTCAAGTGCCTATCACGGAGGTATCCGGCAGGGCGGCGCTTATGAATTAAAGCAACTTACATGGGCCTATAAACATGCGTTGATCTCTGCGACACACCGCGGCGACCGGGCTGCAATTGCATCCATTGCTGAACAGGATATCCGAGACTGGATCCGCATACGCTGGCGCAAAGGCCTGTCCCCCATATCCGCTATGCCGGAATATGAAGCCTATATCCTCGAGCAATGGGACCGCAACGTTTTCGACCATTTCTGGAAACAGCGCGGGCTTTACAGCGCTGGATGGTATGATCGGTTTTCTGATGTACCCCAAGTCCATATGTCGAGCTGGTACGATCCTTATGCTCAGACCGCGATCGATAACTTCGCCGCTCTTTCACAGCTTAAAAAAAGCCCCGTTCGCTTGATCTTGGGGCCGTGGACCCATGGGCAACGGTCTGTCACCTATTCGGGCGACGTCGATTTCGGTTCGCTGGCGACACTCGATGGCAATCTGGCAGTTGATTATACAGTGTTGCGGCGTGATTGGTTCGACCATCATCTGCGCAGACGCGATGTCGCGGATCCTTTGCCCGACGCGGTAACTATTTTCCGGATGGGCGGCGGCTCGGGAAGAAGAAACGCTCAAGGCAGGATGGATCATGGCGGTTCATGGATGCGCGCTTCGAGTTGGCCCTTGCCGGATACAGCCATCGAAACGCTTTATCTGGCTGGAGGCGGGCAGCTCTCTCATACGCCCGCGGCTGAAGGAGAAGCTGCGAACTGCCGTGTAAAGGCCGATCCTGCAAATCCCGTTCCGACAATCGGCGGCGCGGTAACTTCGGCAGAGCCAATCATGTTTGCCGGCGCATTCGACCAACGCGAAACCGAGGCATTGTTCGGCGCAACAATGCCGGGCCGTGCGCTTGCGGATCGTGACGATGTGGTGAGCTTCCGAACCGATCCCCTCACCGATGCGATGTGCGTTGCCGGCAATATCGAACTGCGTTTATTTGTCGAATGTGACACGCCAGATGCAGACATTGCGATCAAATTGGTCGACGAATATCCGCCAAATGACGATTATCCCCAAGGCTTTACGATGAACGTCGCCCATGGCATCTTGCGGTTACGGTTCCGAAACTCTTTCGAAAAGCCTGAGCCGATGGTAACCGGAAAAATCTATGAAGTTGTCGTGCGATCATTTCCGACCTGTAACCTGTTCGCGGCTGGCCACCGTTTGCGTATCGACATTGCGGGCAGCAACTTCCCGCATTTCGACATCAATCCAAATTGTGACTGGTCAGATCCCGATGCGCAACCTTGCGTTGCAACCCTGCAAATCCATTGCACTGCGGATTTGCCATCCTGCGCAACCATTCCGTTTGTTTCTGTCCGGTAG
- a CDS encoding LysR family transcriptional regulator: MKLRIGFGAGPEQPDISIRALRAFVEVMHSGSATAAAKQLQMTQPAISRLIAQVEERYGFELFFREKGRLVATEDGKRFLSEVELALSNMERLHNIARDISGLTAGSIRVVAPPSFSEAILPDIVAAFLERHPGVEFSIDSRSAETARSMIAMRYADCGFVKMPVDEKDLATDVMMTNNSVCVMHRDHPLAGLDSISPAEILDAPLILLGAGRRWRSQVDQAFAEYGRRPSVSIETHTHGSACALAFKQIGMAILNERLAKPYLRGPLVARPFQPHIVHRYAFATSNLSPPSRLTLAFKEVAADYFRNAP; this comes from the coding sequence TTGAAGTTGCGCATCGGCTTTGGCGCGGGGCCCGAACAGCCAGACATCAGCATCCGGGCGTTGCGCGCTTTTGTCGAAGTCATGCACAGCGGTTCCGCGACTGCCGCTGCAAAGCAATTGCAAATGACACAGCCTGCAATCAGCCGCCTGATCGCGCAGGTTGAGGAGCGTTACGGATTCGAGCTGTTTTTTCGTGAAAAAGGCAGACTTGTCGCCACCGAAGACGGAAAGCGCTTTCTTTCTGAAGTTGAGTTGGCGCTATCCAATATGGAGCGGCTCCATAATATCGCCCGCGACATATCAGGGCTAACGGCGGGCTCGATCCGCGTGGTCGCGCCGCCAAGCTTCTCTGAAGCGATCCTGCCTGACATCGTCGCCGCTTTTCTCGAACGCCATCCGGGAGTTGAATTCAGCATAGACTCGCGCAGCGCCGAAACAGCACGATCAATGATAGCGATGCGTTATGCCGATTGCGGCTTTGTGAAGATGCCGGTCGATGAAAAAGACCTCGCGACCGATGTCATGATGACCAACAACTCTGTCTGCGTGATGCACCGGGACCATCCGCTTGCTGGCCTCGATTCCATTTCTCCGGCTGAAATCCTTGACGCGCCGTTGATCCTGCTCGGCGCAGGCCGGCGCTGGCGCAGCCAGGTCGATCAGGCCTTTGCCGAATATGGCCGGCGGCCCAGCGTGTCGATAGAAACGCATACTCATGGATCTGCCTGCGCGCTCGCGTTCAAGCAGATAGGTATGGCCATTCTCAATGAACGGCTGGCAAAGCCTTATCTGCGGGGTCCGCTGGTCGCGCGCCCATTTCAACCGCACATCGTCCACCGCTATGCTTTTGCCACATCAAATCTTTCACCACCTTCGCGCCTGACCCTAGCCTTTAAGGAAGTTGCCGCGGACTATTTCCGCAATGCCCCCTGA
- a CDS encoding IS6 family transposase, which produces MPRPKRPANAFRYFNSSPEVIRLVVMMYVRFPLSLRNVEDLLFERGIDICHETVRFWWNRFGPMFAADIRRQRVSRMKGFRHWNWHLDEMYVKIGGEMHYLWRAVDQEGEILESYVTKTRDKKAALAFIKKALKRHGCVETITTDGLRSYGAAMDELGNREKQEIGRWANNRVENSHLPFRRRERAMLRFRQMKSLQKFASVHASLHNHFASDRHLVDRKTYKLHRSAALAEWHSLAA; this is translated from the coding sequence ATGCCGAGACCGAAGAGGCCCGCCAATGCCTTCCGCTATTTCAACTCATCGCCCGAAGTGATCCGCCTCGTGGTGATGATGTACGTCCGGTTTCCGCTGTCGCTGCGGAACGTCGAGGACCTGCTGTTCGAGCGGGGAATAGACATCTGCCATGAGACGGTGCGCTTCTGGTGGAACCGCTTTGGCCCGATGTTCGCTGCCGATATCCGCCGGCAGCGGGTCTCACGAATGAAGGGCTTTCGCCACTGGAACTGGCACCTCGACGAGATGTACGTGAAGATTGGCGGAGAGATGCACTACCTGTGGCGCGCGGTCGACCAGGAAGGTGAGATCCTCGAGAGTTACGTCACAAAGACCAGAGATAAGAAAGCTGCACTGGCATTCATAAAGAAGGCGCTGAAGCGGCACGGTTGCGTCGAGACAATTACCACCGACGGCCTGCGGTCCTACGGCGCAGCGATGGACGAGTTAGGCAATCGGGAGAAGCAGGAGATCGGCCGCTGGGCCAACAACAGGGTTGAGAACAGCCACCTCCCCTTCAGGCGACGAGAGCGTGCGATGCTCAGATTTCGGCAGATGAAGTCGCTACAGAAGTTCGCCTCCGTCCACGCCTCACTGCACAACCACTTCGCCTCAGACCGCCACCTCGTTGACCGAAAGACCTACAAGCTCCATCGCTCAGCCGCCTTGGCTGAGTGGCATTCTCTCGCTGCCTGA
- a CDS encoding metalloregulator ArsR/SmtB family transcription factor: MTSLFESRDRAVKAADKLKVYAQPQRLMILSSLLRGERTVSEIDTATGIGQPALSQQLAELRRNDLVKTRRASKQIWYDLANDKVRLCVRSMEAILGDEGDVEQMLNTALQVNKPEVRSTPARSAAGFARII, encoded by the coding sequence ATGACTTCGCTTTTTGAAAGTCGGGATCGCGCCGTAAAAGCGGCGGACAAGCTAAAAGTCTATGCGCAGCCGCAGCGGCTCATGATCTTATCTTCCCTTTTGCGCGGTGAACGCACTGTTAGCGAAATAGATACCGCAACTGGCATCGGCCAACCTGCGCTTAGCCAGCAACTTGCGGAACTGCGCCGCAACGACCTCGTAAAAACGCGGCGCGCTTCAAAGCAAATCTGGTATGACTTAGCGAATGATAAAGTCCGCTTATGCGTTCGCAGCATGGAAGCAATCCTCGGAGACGAAGGTGATGTGGAGCAAATGTTGAATACCGCCCTGCAAGTGAATAAGCCTGAGGTACGTTCAACCCCAGCGCGTAGCGCGGCAGGATTCGCGCGCATCATTTAG
- a CDS encoding peroxiredoxin, whose amino-acid sequence MNDTPAVPSQPIRIGETAPNFRARTTLGERSLSEYRGQWLIFFSHPADFTPVCTTEFIALAKSAAEFEAAGCALLGLSVDSIHSHIAWVNAIKRKFGIHVPFPIIEDPSMAIGRAYGMIDDTAVDSAAVRSTYFIDPEGVIRAITTYPHNVGRSVSEMLRLLRALKATEGNIALAPEGWQPGDRLLALPIINSAEIGVDDDWFCHLADAK is encoded by the coding sequence ATGAACGACACGCCAGCAGTTCCCTCACAGCCAATTAGGATTGGCGAAACAGCGCCGAACTTTCGTGCGCGAACCACACTCGGGGAACGGAGCCTATCGGAATATCGGGGCCAATGGCTCATCTTCTTTTCGCACCCTGCCGACTTTACGCCAGTGTGTACGACGGAATTCATTGCCCTCGCGAAATCGGCCGCCGAGTTTGAAGCAGCTGGCTGTGCATTGCTCGGACTGTCCGTGGACAGTATCCATTCGCACATTGCGTGGGTGAATGCGATTAAACGCAAATTTGGGATTCATGTTCCGTTCCCAATCATCGAAGATCCATCCATGGCAATTGGTCGCGCATATGGCATGATTGACGATACCGCAGTTGATAGCGCAGCGGTTCGCTCAACCTATTTTATCGACCCAGAGGGAGTAATTCGTGCGATCACCACTTATCCACATAATGTTGGGCGCTCGGTCAGCGAAATGCTGCGCCTTCTTCGCGCATTGAAAGCTACTGAGGGCAACATTGCCCTCGCTCCAGAGGGATGGCAGCCTGGGGATAGATTGCTGGCACTACCAATTATAAACAGCGCCGAAATCGGAGTTGATGATGATTGGTTTTGTCATTTGGCAGATGCGAAATGA
- a CDS encoding MBL fold metallo-hydrolase has protein sequence MPDSALENAIAQVSDAQKGVPIIRAFFDKPTFTVSYVVHDPETKQAAIVDSVLDFDPASGRTSFASADAIIAYVAQQGLAVDWLLETHAHADHLSAAPYLQQKIGGKIAIGEHIVTVQNVFGKLFNAGTDFQRDGSDFDRLFADGDHFQIGKLDVTVLHVPGHTPADIAYVIGDAVFTGDTMFMPDYGTARADFPGGNARQLFQSLRRILSLPATTRLFMCHDYLPAGRTEYAWETTVEAERKGNVHAHDGITEDEFVAMREARDATLDMPRLILPSVQVNMRAGHMPAADDNGITYLKIPVNAV, from the coding sequence ATGCCCGACTCAGCGTTAGAAAATGCCATCGCGCAGGTGAGCGATGCCCAAAAGGGTGTTCCGATAATTCGCGCCTTTTTCGACAAACCGACTTTCACGGTCAGCTATGTGGTCCATGATCCCGAGACCAAGCAGGCTGCGATCGTTGATAGCGTGCTTGATTTTGACCCTGCTTCAGGCCGGACCTCGTTCGCGTCGGCGGATGCAATTATCGCATATGTTGCACAGCAGGGCTTGGCCGTTGATTGGCTACTCGAAACCCATGCGCATGCCGATCACCTTTCGGCAGCACCATATCTGCAACAGAAGATCGGCGGCAAAATCGCAATCGGTGAACATATCGTCACCGTCCAGAATGTGTTCGGAAAGCTGTTTAACGCTGGCACTGATTTTCAACGTGATGGGTCCGACTTTGACCGGCTGTTTGCCGATGGCGACCACTTCCAAATTGGGAAGCTGGACGTAACCGTTCTACATGTCCCCGGTCATACGCCTGCGGACATTGCCTATGTCATTGGTGATGCCGTGTTCACAGGCGACACAATGTTCATGCCCGATTACGGCACGGCACGCGCCGATTTTCCCGGCGGGAACGCGCGGCAATTGTTCCAGTCGTTGCGCCGGATATTGTCACTGCCTGCCACGACGCGCCTCTTCATGTGCCACGACTATCTGCCTGCTGGCCGCACTGAATATGCATGGGAAACCACTGTGGAGGCAGAGCGAAAAGGCAATGTCCATGCCCATGACGGCATAACCGAGGATGAATTTGTCGCGATGCGTGAGGCGCGCGATGCGACGCTGGATATGCCGCGCCTGATTTTGCCGTCGGTGCAAGTGAATATGCGTGCAGGGCATATGCCCGCAGCGGACGACAATGGCATCACCTACCTCAAAATCCCGGTCAACGCCGTATGA
- a CDS encoding YeeE/YedE thiosulfate transporter family protein has product MIPAFPNAMPVEGFMGGLLIGLAAAIMLLGLGRIAGVSGMAARATGIADTGAPRNVAIAFVVGLPLGALFIATVFGAVTVSFPASIWPLIIGGLLVGYGTRLGSGCTSGHGVCGLSRLSPRSMLATGMFMASGFVTVGFLRAGGLL; this is encoded by the coding sequence ATGATACCGGCTTTTCCCAACGCCATGCCTGTTGAAGGCTTTATGGGCGGCTTGCTGATTGGGCTTGCGGCCGCGATCATGCTGCTCGGCCTTGGCCGGATCGCCGGCGTCAGCGGAATGGCGGCGCGGGCAACGGGCATCGCGGATACCGGAGCGCCACGAAATGTCGCAATCGCATTTGTCGTCGGCCTTCCGCTTGGCGCGCTTTTCATTGCAACGGTATTTGGTGCGGTGACAGTCAGCTTTCCAGCATCAATCTGGCCGCTAATCATTGGTGGCTTACTCGTTGGTTATGGCACACGGCTCGGCTCGGGCTGCACCAGTGGCCATGGCGTATGCGGGCTATCGCGCCTTTCACCGCGATCCATGCTGGCAACCGGCATGTTCATGGCAAGCGGGTTTGTGACCGTAGGGTTTCTTCGCGCTGGAGGTTTGCTATGA
- a CDS encoding DUF6691 family protein translates to MTRALIALLSGLLFGAGLAYSGMSDPARVQAFLDLFGQWDPTLAFVMGGAMLPMAGAWVIRSRLSAPLAAPTFDLPGTTKLDRPLAIGAILFGMGWGIAGLCPGPALADLAIAPGDVAPFVVAMFVGMAAQRFILFTSQKPKQAGA, encoded by the coding sequence ATGACCCGGGCGCTGATCGCATTGCTCTCTGGACTGTTGTTCGGGGCCGGTCTTGCGTATTCGGGCATGTCAGACCCTGCCCGGGTTCAGGCGTTTCTGGACCTGTTTGGCCAATGGGATCCGACGCTCGCTTTCGTTATGGGTGGCGCGATGCTGCCAATGGCAGGGGCTTGGGTCATTAGATCGCGACTGTCTGCGCCGCTTGCCGCGCCAACGTTCGATTTACCAGGCACGACCAAGCTGGATCGCCCGCTCGCCATTGGGGCCATATTGTTTGGAATGGGTTGGGGCATTGCCGGCCTTTGCCCCGGGCCTGCGCTTGCTGACTTGGCGATTGCGCCGGGCGATGTCGCGCCATTTGTCGTTGCGATGTTTGTCGGCATGGCCGCGCAACGCTTCATACTTTTTACATCCCAAAAACCAAAACAGGCGGGGGCCTAA
- a CDS encoding TIGR01244 family sulfur transferase, with product MTFKSITPGFSVSGQLTAEDVHHAAAQGFKSVICNRPDGEEAGQPSAAAIQKEAEALGLSFTYIPAVSGAVTDDDAAKMKAALADMPSPILAYCRSGARSSKLWEIATKGQNEAPFSVKIYDVVIVGGGSAGIATASSLLKRNRQLSIAVIEPSEDHYYQPGWTMVGAGVFSAGFTKRTEKSVMPKAVDWIKKAASGFAPEDNKVLLADGSSVAYRVLVACPGIKLDWEAIDGLTETLGQNGVTSNYRYDLAPYTNRLVKDFKQGRALFTQPPMPIKCAGAPQKSMYLSCSAWERAGVLKDIDVQFHNSGAVLFGVAAYVPALMEYIERYDAHLNFESKLVAIDGPAKIATFEQKRGDIVTRVEEKFDMIHVVPPQVAPDFVRNSPLAAASGFIEVNEATLQHVRYPNVFALGDACSASNAKTMAAARKQAPVVAVNVLAALEGKPPVADYDGYGSCPLTVERGKIVLAEFGYGGKLLPSFPNWLIDGTRPSRLSWLLKDTILPPIYWHGMLKGHEWMVKPHKIGAA from the coding sequence ATGACCTTCAAATCCATAACGCCAGGCTTTTCTGTCTCGGGGCAACTGACGGCAGAAGATGTGCATCACGCCGCCGCGCAGGGCTTCAAATCGGTTATCTGCAACCGGCCGGATGGCGAAGAGGCGGGGCAACCATCCGCCGCCGCTATCCAGAAAGAAGCGGAAGCGCTTGGTCTGTCATTCACTTATATTCCAGCCGTGTCAGGCGCAGTGACGGACGATGATGCGGCCAAGATGAAAGCGGCTCTTGCCGATATGCCATCCCCCATTCTTGCCTATTGCCGTTCCGGCGCGCGCTCCAGTAAGCTTTGGGAAATAGCGACAAAAGGTCAGAATGAAGCGCCATTCTCCGTCAAAATCTATGATGTGGTTATCGTGGGCGGCGGCAGCGCAGGCATTGCGACTGCCTCCAGCCTCCTCAAACGCAACCGGCAGCTGTCGATTGCCGTAATCGAACCTTCAGAAGACCATTATTATCAGCCCGGCTGGACTATGGTTGGGGCTGGTGTTTTCTCGGCTGGATTCACCAAGCGCACCGAAAAATCGGTCATGCCCAAAGCGGTTGACTGGATCAAAAAGGCAGCCTCTGGATTTGCGCCTGAGGACAACAAAGTGCTGCTCGCCGATGGAAGTTCGGTTGCCTATCGCGTGCTGGTGGCATGCCCCGGCATTAAGCTGGATTGGGAGGCTATCGACGGCTTGACCGAAACACTCGGTCAAAATGGCGTAACGTCCAACTATCGTTACGACCTTGCCCCTTATACCAACCGCCTTGTGAAGGATTTCAAGCAAGGCCGCGCGCTGTTCACGCAGCCGCCAATGCCGATTAAATGTGCAGGCGCGCCGCAAAAATCAATGTATCTATCATGCAGTGCGTGGGAACGTGCCGGGGTGTTAAAAGACATTGATGTGCAATTCCATAACAGCGGCGCAGTGCTGTTCGGGGTTGCCGCCTATGTGCCCGCACTGATGGAATATATCGAACGCTATGACGCGCACTTAAATTTTGAATCGAAGCTGGTTGCGATCGATGGCCCTGCCAAAATTGCGACATTTGAACAGAAACGCGGCGACATCGTCACGCGGGTCGAAGAAAAGTTCGACATGATCCATGTCGTCCCGCCGCAAGTCGCGCCAGATTTTGTGCGCAACAGTCCGCTGGCTGCCGCAAGTGGTTTCATTGAGGTCAATGAAGCGACATTGCAGCATGTGCGCTATCCTAATGTCTTTGCATTGGGCGATGCCTGCTCGGCGTCAAACGCCAAGACCATGGCGGCAGCGCGCAAGCAAGCGCCTGTGGTCGCGGTGAACGTATTGGCTGCTCTTGAGGGCAAACCGCCTGTCGCCGATTATGACGGCTATGGCAGCTGTCCTCTGACCGTTGAACGCGGCAAGATCGTGCTTGCAGAGTTCGGCTATGGCGGCAAGTTGCTGCCAAGCTTTCCCAATTGGCTGATTGACGGCACGCGTCCATCGCGCCTGTCATGGCTGTTAAAGGACACCATCCTTCCGCCAATTTACTGGCACGGTATGCTCAAAGGGCATGAGTGGATGGTCAAACCCCACAAGATCGGCGCGGCATAA
- the sulP gene encoding sulfate permease — MKLARYLPILEWGRGYGGVTLTNDLVAAAIVTIMLIPQSLAYAMLAGLPPEIGLYASILPIIAYALFGTSRALAVGPVAVISLMTLTAASAVAAPGSAEFIAATLVLALLSGLILIVMGVLRLGFLANLLSHPVVSGFITASGIIIATSQLKSLLGIKASGEAMPELVTTLIENAKDTNPYTLAIGVIATGFLFWVRKGLKPMLIGFGLAARPADLVAKAGPIVAVALSILAVITFDLEAKGVKVVGDIPQSLPPFTIPLFDAELWQRLAVPALLLSIIGFVESVSVAQTLAAKKRQRIVPDQELIGLGAANVAAAFSGGYPVTGGFARSVVNFDAGAETPAAGAFTAIGILLAALFLTPLLASLPIATLAGTIIVAVLSLVDFKTPRAIWRYSKADFAAMAVTIAVTLLIGVEPGVMAGVGLSLALFLWRASRPHAAIVGRVPETEHFRNVKRHKVFTDPRILTIRVDESLTYLNARWLEEFVLEQVAERSELRHLILMCSAINAVDASALESIEAINHRLADSRVQLHFSEVKGPVMDALEKSHLLHDLTGKVWLSQNEALQSLIRSSDEDDNATTIPDNMAARGLI, encoded by the coding sequence ATGAAATTGGCGCGCTATTTGCCGATATTGGAATGGGGACGCGGCTATGGCGGCGTGACGTTGACCAATGACTTGGTGGCCGCTGCAATCGTCACGATAATGCTCATCCCGCAAAGCCTGGCTTATGCCATGTTGGCGGGATTACCGCCGGAAATAGGGCTATACGCGTCTATTCTTCCCATCATTGCCTATGCACTGTTCGGAACGAGCCGCGCACTCGCCGTTGGGCCAGTGGCGGTGATTTCGCTGATGACTTTGACAGCGGCGAGCGCCGTTGCTGCACCGGGCAGCGCCGAATTTATTGCCGCCACGCTTGTCCTCGCGTTGCTGTCCGGGCTGATCCTGATTGTCATGGGCGTGTTGCGTCTGGGTTTTCTCGCAAACCTGTTATCGCATCCTGTGGTGTCGGGGTTTATTACCGCAAGCGGTATCATTATTGCCACCAGCCAACTCAAGTCGCTGTTGGGCATTAAGGCGTCGGGTGAGGCAATGCCCGAGCTGGTCACGACGTTGATCGAAAATGCCAAGGACACAAACCCTTACACCCTTGCGATTGGCGTGATTGCGACCGGATTTCTATTCTGGGTGCGCAAAGGTTTGAAACCCATGCTCATTGGTTTCGGGCTGGCGGCTCGGCCTGCTGATCTTGTTGCCAAAGCCGGACCCATCGTTGCGGTCGCGCTGTCGATTTTGGCGGTCATCACGTTCGATCTTGAAGCCAAAGGCGTGAAGGTGGTCGGCGATATTCCGCAGAGCTTGCCACCCTTCACCATTCCCTTGTTCGATGCGGAACTATGGCAGAGACTGGCCGTTCCTGCGCTGTTGCTCAGCATCATTGGATTTGTGGAATCGGTCTCGGTCGCGCAAACGCTCGCAGCGAAAAAGCGGCAGCGCATTGTTCCGGACCAGGAACTTATTGGCCTGGGCGCAGCGAATGTCGCCGCCGCTTTTTCGGGCGGCTATCCAGTCACGGGCGGATTTGCCCGCTCGGTCGTCAACTTCGATGCAGGCGCGGAAACCCCCGCCGCAGGTGCATTTACCGCGATTGGCATATTGCTCGCGGCCTTGTTCCTGACGCCATTGCTCGCGTCGCTTCCCATCGCGACATTGGCCGGTACGATCATCGTTGCGGTCTTGAGCCTCGTCGATTTTAAAACGCCGCGCGCGATCTGGCGCTATTCCAAAGCCGATTTTGCCGCGATGGCGGTAACGATAGCCGTGACGCTCCTGATTGGTGTTGAACCTGGCGTGATGGCAGGTGTCGGCCTGAGCCTTGCATTGTTCCTCTGGCGCGCTTCACGGCCACATGCCGCCATTGTTGGACGGGTTCCCGAGACCGAGCATTTCCGAAATGTGAAACGCCACAAGGTGTTCACCGACCCGCGCATCCTGACCATCCGCGTCGACGAAAGCCTTACCTATCTCAACGCCCGTTGGCTCGAAGAGTTCGTACTGGAACAGGTCGCCGAACGTTCAGAGCTGCGCCATCTTATCCTGATGTGTTCTGCAATAAACGCTGTTGACGCCTCTGCGCTCGAGAGCATCGAAGCAATCAACCACCGGCTGGCAGATAGCCGTGTCCAGCTGCATTTCTCTGAGGTCAAAGGCCCGGTAATGGACGCACTCGAAAAGTCGCATTTGCTTCATGACCTCACCGGCAAAGTCTGGTTGTCACAAAACGAAGCGCTTCAATCGCTCATTCGGTCTTCGGACGAAGACGACAATGCAACGACTATTCCCGACAATATGGCCGCTAGAGGTCTGATATGA
- a CDS encoding peroxiredoxin — translation MTLHIGDIAPDFQTETQNGPISFHEWAGDSWVFFFSHPADFTPVCTTEMGRTAQLASEFEKRNTKPLGLSTDTAEEHLKWIDDVNDTQHTDLKFPILADADLSIARMYDMIHPQQSETAAVRSVFIIDPDKKIRLTMTYPMSVGRNFAEILRVIDALQTGDKFRIATPADWEVGKDVIIPPSIKDDEAATLFPQGWTTLRPYLRTTNVA, via the coding sequence ATGACCCTTCACATTGGCGATATCGCACCCGACTTTCAGACTGAAACGCAAAATGGCCCGATCAGCTTCCACGAGTGGGCTGGCGACAGCTGGGTATTCTTCTTCAGCCATCCGGCAGATTTTACACCTGTTTGCACCACCGAAATGGGTCGCACGGCGCAACTCGCTAGCGAGTTTGAAAAGCGCAATACCAAGCCACTTGGCCTTTCGACCGATACAGCGGAAGAGCATCTTAAGTGGATCGATGACGTCAACGACACCCAGCATACCGACCTCAAATTCCCGATCCTTGCGGATGCCGATCTGTCGATTGCGCGTATGTACGATATGATCCATCCGCAGCAGAGCGAAACCGCCGCGGTGCGTTCGGTATTCATCATCGATCCCGACAAGAAAATTCGTCTGACCATGACCTATCCAATGAGTGTCGGTCGGAATTTTGCTGAGATATTGCGCGTCATTGATGCGTTGCAGACCGGCGACAAGTTCCGGATTGCGACGCCTGCAGACTGGGAAGTGGGCAAGGATGTCATCATCCCGCCGTCGATCAAAGACGACGAAGCTGCGACGTTGTTCCCGCAAGGCTGGACGACCCTTCGTCCGTATTTGCGGACGACGAACGTCGCCTGA